In a genomic window of Quercus lobata isolate SW786 chromosome 4, ValleyOak3.0 Primary Assembly, whole genome shotgun sequence:
- the LOC115985488 gene encoding uncharacterized protein LOC115985488, whose amino-acid sequence MVEILEGVRTRPLEIEQSYKLVHKKKTKSLVLAIEEGVHWYYDIMKFLELGVYLDGTDMRESRSVRMIVMQYILCGGQLYRRSYDGVHLRCLKKEEAKRFMKEVHRGICGPHMNGRMLAKKVLRMGYYWNKMEIDCVDFVKSCHDFQTHANLNHVLASELYSMISP is encoded by the coding sequence ATGGTGGAAATACTCGAAGGAGTAAGGACGCGACCCTTAGAGATTGAACAGAGCTATAAGTTGGTACACAAGAAGAAGACAAAGTCATTAGTTTTGGCTATAGAAGAAGGAGTCCATTGGTATTATGATATCATGAAATTCCTGGAATTGGGTGTATATCTTGACGGTACTGATATGAGAGAGAGTCGTTCAGTTAGAATGATAGTGATGCAATACATCCTATGTGGAGGTCAGCTCTATAGGAGATCTTATGATGGTGTGCACCTTCGTTGcctaaagaaagaagaagctaaaagaTTCATGAAAGAAGTCCATCGAGGGATTTGTGGTCCTCACATGAATGGGAGAATGTTGGCCAAAAAGGTCTTAAGGATGGGATACTATTGGAATAAAATGGAGATCGATTGTGTGGACTTTGTGAAGAGTTGCCATGATTTCCAGACACATGCAAACTTGAACCATGTGCTAGCTAGTGAGCTATACAGCATGATTTCTCCATGA